One window of Hippocampus zosterae strain Florida unplaced genomic scaffold, ASM2543408v3 HiC_scaffold_409, whole genome shotgun sequence genomic DNA carries:
- the LOC127595124 gene encoding uncharacterized protein LOC127595124 encodes MEQLRRQCPNAFLVLVVAVALALWAHHVLVVWVGLGAQGVGRAAFLTVFSLAFAMTLWSLWASSCGDPGRVPFKWGQVFKPERCHHCSTCGRCVLNMDHHCPWINNCIGFHNRKPFILMLFYGVLTLLLALVGVLINIPAIARRVDEQPPGLAALMVLLAAGCLLELVVLAMIGAFFKFHLGLLFGNLTTIEMLEQQRSKGDSPSSDYDIGSLYNFQQVFGRNKLYWPLPIFPEDDGPVGDGVLWPKFK; translated from the exons ATGGAGCAATTGCGTCGGCAGTGCCCGAACGCCTTCTTGGTGCTCGTGGTCGCAGTGGCCCTGGCGCTCTGGGCCCACCACGTGCTGGTGGTGTGGGTGGGGCTGGGGGCGCAGGGCGTGGGGCGGGCGGCCTTCCTGACGGTGTTCAGCCTGGCCTTCGCGATGACCCTCTGGAGCCTGTGGGCCAGCTCGTGCGGGGATCCGGGCCGCGTGCCGTTCAAGTGGGGTCAG GTGTTCAAGCCCGAGCGCTGCCACCACTGCTCGACCTGCGGCCGCTGCGTGCTCAACATGGACCACCACTGCCCCTGGATCAACAACTGCATCGGCTTCCACAACCGCAAGCCCTTCATCCTCATGCTCTTCTACGGCGTGCTCACTCTCCTGCTCGCCCTCGTCGGCGTGCTGATCAACATCCCCGCCATCGCCCGCCGCGTCGACGAGCAGCCGCCCGGACTGGCTGCCCTCATGGTCCTGCTGGCCGCGGGCTGCCTGCTCGAGCTGGTCGTCCTGGCCATGATCGGCGCCTTCTTCAAGTTCCACCTGGGACTGCTCTTCGGCAACCTCACCACCATCGAGATGCTCGAGCAGCAGCGCAGCAAGGGCGACTCGCCCTCCAGCGACTACGACATCGGCAGCCTCTACAACTTCCAGCAGGTGTTCGGCCGTAACAAGCTCTACTGGCCCCTGCCGATCTTCCCCGAGGACGACGGCCCTGTGGGCGACGGCGTGCTCTGGCCCAAGTTCAAATGA